CTTTATTTTCCCAAAAGGGAAGAGGCTCAGGGATTTAGAAGACAAATTCAAAACCTCAAATTGGAAAAAGAGGCTTTAACAAAATTTACGGAGGCGCTTATCCAAGCCACGCGAAAAACAGGTCTGGAAAACCCAAAAAATCCCCTCTCCGTTCCCGTCAAACTAAGGGTTTTAAAAGGAGAACTTCCATCCGTTACGGAAGAAACGGCTCCTCTATTGTCTCTCCTCACCTCTCCCCAGTTTATTATGGGCATCACCGTCAAAAGCATGAGCGACCTCCCCCCTAAAAAAGAGGAGGGTTATCAAAAAAGCAGTTTTTTCATTAATGCACAGGGATCTTTCCCCCATGTCATCCGTTATTTAGAAAAAATCGAACAGATCCCCGCCTTGATGGCCATTGACAATGTCGCATTGAAAACGATTGATACAAGAGCATCCGAAGTCGATCTGGAACTAAACGGAACTCTTTTTCAAATGAAAGATAAAAATGGAACATCAAAATAAAGTCCGTAGTCCATGGTCCATAGTCCATAGTCCACAGTCCATGGTCCGTAGTCCATGGTCCATGGTCCTTTGTTGCCTCCTTCTATATACCGGTCTTACCCAAGCGGCCGCTCCCCTTTCTGACCTCGCCATGGAGCAATTTGAAAAAGGTGCCTCCAGAAGTGCAAGTCGCAATCCTTTTAGTCCATCGGAAGCTCCCGCCGAAATCGATGTCGCCAATCTGTCTTTGGAAGGCCTTGTCACCGGGGAAAATGCCGGGTTGGGACTTGTCTCGGGGCGTATTGTGCGCGCGGAAGACAAGATCGGAAAATACACGGTTTCCAAAATAAAACCGGGAGAAATTATTTTTACGGCCGATGGCGGGGAGCAAATTTTAAAAATGGAGGGGTTTACCCCTGCCTTCCATCATCAAAAAAATCAAAACTACGACATCGAATTTCGTCATGCGGATTTGAAAGATGCCCTTAACCTGCTGGCAAAAATGGCCGGATATAATCTCATCCTTCCAGAAGATTTGGGCGGTCGTGTCAATTTAAGTTTCGCCGATATCCCGTTGCGCGACGCCATCAACTCAATCCTCAAAGTAAATAATTATAACTATGCCATTGAAAGTGGCATCATGCGGGTTGGTAAATCGGATCAATTTATTGGCGGCACCGATCTTTTGGCCACCACCGTCCCCCTAAAATTCGCCACGGCCAAGGATTTGGTTGATAAAATTAAACCTCTTCTTTCTGAAAAAGGTTCCGTCTCGGCGGACGAAAGAACCAATGTTTTGAGCATCAAGGACTATGACGCCAATGTGGAAAATGCGCGGCGTTTCATTAAAGAAGTCGACAGAAAAGATCAGCAGGTGCTCATTGAAGCCCAAATTGTCGATGCCAGCAATGATTTCGCCCGCTCGCTCGGCGTTCAGTGGGGAGTCTCCGGCTCTCCGGATCGTCTTACCATTTCAGGGGCGGATTCGACGGGCACTTTCAAAATCAACGGTTTTCCACCAACACCGGCAATTGTGAACATGGGATCAGCCAATCCAACCAGTGGTGTTGGTTTCCGGATCGGGAGTCTTCCGGGCGGAACAAATATCGATCTACAGTTAACTGCGGCAGAGCAAAAAGGGGATGTCAACATTATCTCCAAACCTTCTGTTTCCACCATCAACAACCTGCCCGCAAAAATTCGTAGCGGCGTTACGCTTTATGTCAAATCAACTTCCAACATCACCATTGCCACCACAGCCGGCGGAGGAGGTGGAGCCGTTCCAAGTTTGCAAGCTATTGAAACCGGCGTTCAGCTGACCGTCACGCCGCAAATTTCTCCGGAGAATCATATCAAGATGACCATCGATGCCAACGAAAGTGAGGTCGATTTTTCCAAAACAGTCGATGGGATTCCCGCCATTATTGACAATACAGCCACGACTACTGTTGTCCTAAAAGACGGGGAGACTGCCGTGATCGGCGGCCTCATCAAAATGAAAAACACGAATATCAAAAAATCGGTTCCGGGTATTTCCAAAGTCCCCGTTATCGGGCTTTTCTTCAAATCAAATACAAAAACCAAAACTCATACCGAGCTGATGATCTTCATCACCCCAACAATCATGAGGTAGTACTGTAGACGTCTGTCATTCCCGCGAAAGCAGGGATCCAGTCTTTTTCAGCTTTTCTGGATTCCCGCCTACGCGGGAATGACAAAAAGAAAACGGACATTTTGTTTTGCGGGGGCTATAATCACCAGTTTTGATAGGAAGCGGTGGTGCTTTGGATGTGACCTGTCTCTGCATTATAATGATACTCATTGCCAAAGGAATCGGGGGACCATGGACTATGGACAATGGACAATGGACTTTTGGGAAGAGTGCGATGTTCTAAAACATAAGCTGTGATTTCATTCCTTAGCGTTGCCAGCTCCTGCATCAATATTTTTTCTTTATAAACCTGATCGCGTTTCGCGTAAAGGGCCAGAGATAACCAGAGCGTTGCAATCACAATGGCACTCACAAAAAAATATTCCCACGCAGGTCGTGTTTTGCGTCGCAGTTCCATGAGTTAAGCTATCAGCTTTCAGCGGTCAGCTTTCAGCAACTACTTTCATTTTTTGCTGACAGCTGACCGCTGACCGCTTTTTTGTTCACATTTCTCCTAGCATAATTTAAAAAGTTATTGCATAGGAAAGTGCCATGGCACAACCACTTCATGATCTTTTGAAAACAATGGTTGAAAAAGGCGCTTCCGATCTTCATATTGGTGCCGGCACTCCACCGCTGATCCGTGTGGATGGCGCCTTGCAACCTCTTGGCGACACTCCGCTGACACCGGATCAAGCACAAGACATCTGCTTTGAAATCCTCACTCAGGAAGATGTGATGAAATTTGAACAAGATTGGGAACTCGATTTGAGTTTTCCAATCAAAAATTTGGCGCGGTTCCGTGCGAATCTTTATAAACAACAACACGCGGTAACGGGTGCGTTCCGCCAAATCCCCTACAAAATTCCGACATTCGAAGATCTGGGTCTTCCCCCGCAAATTCAGGATTTGGCTTACAAACCTCACGGACTCGTTCTGGTAACCGGCGCCACCGGAAGCGGTAAATCAACAACGCTCGCCGCAATGATCAACGCCATGAACCAAATCAAGCCGTGGCATATTATTACGGTGGAAGACCCAATCGAATTTCTGTTCACCTCCAATAAATGTCTGATTCATCAGCGAGAAGTGG
This window of the Deltaproteobacteria bacterium genome carries:
- a CDS encoding type IV pilus twitching motility protein PilT, yielding MAQPLHDLLKTMVEKGASDLHIGAGTPPLIRVDGALQPLGDTPLTPDQAQDICFEILTQEDVMKFEQDWELDLSFPIKNLARFRANLYKQQHAVTGAFRQIPYKIPTFEDLGLPPQIQDLAYKPHGLVLVTGATGSGKSTTLAAMINAMNQIKPWHIITVEDPIEFLFTSNKCLIHQREVGKDTASFQNALKYCLREDPDVVMIGEMRDLETVRAAITIAETGHLVLATLHTNTAVQTLDRIIDVFPAHQQNQVRVQLSFVLQGILSQQLLPKVEKGRALALEILIPNTAIRNLIRENKTHQIYAQMQLGQEATTMQTMTQSLATLVKKKIVKKEEAFPRSPEPEEFLKLI